A genomic stretch from Leptodactylus fuscus isolate aLepFus1 chromosome 10, aLepFus1.hap2, whole genome shotgun sequence includes:
- the LOC142183259 gene encoding transient receptor potential cation channel subfamily V member 5-like, with protein sequence MKTRKKSLQEICFNVGFLDLVQEEEEDNMDLLQQRRIKELPLLQAAKENNVELLRHLLSSDKCDPLQKGALGETALHLAALHDNLEAAEILLTQAPYLLNLPMTSEVYKGQTALHIATVNQNRNFVKMLIQRGADVSSPRATGSFFSLKPNGLFYFGEHILSFAACVGNTKIVKLLVKNGGNLWAQDCWGNTVLHILTLQPNKSMSCQMYDLLLSLDSKLNALCLDQVMNHQGLTPLKMAAAEGNVLMFQHLLNKGIQTVQTMGPISYTLYDLTEIDSWATPCSVLHLIVTSHKTAAHRILDVSPVKELIEEKWQRFGRPYFWVMATIYVLYMICVSLCCANRPLKLLENRSSNPRDITYAVEKELFESYTTPMDELRLVGEIISVIGALVMLLLEIPVLMKPRSISLLQDTVSGGLFHIILVSFCCSVLLTLILRLTDYNGEVIPMSLALVFGWCFVLYFARGFPMLGPFTVMIHKIIFGDLLRFIWLMMIVIVAFGSAFYVSFQSQDPQALGTFFSYAMSIYSTYQLLVNVINSPANYSVNFPFSFSFIYFFFALMASVLMINLLIAMMGDTHWRVAQERDELWRTQLAATTIMIESKLPRSFCPRLGICGAEYGLGNKWYLCVKNEIQEDPNMKAAVTPQNSISRDSLSAPENPRASFNDNPIIKRKFSQGWEILRRVTVGQLLDNAEQEVYYI encoded by the exons ATGAAAACAAGGAAGAAATCCCTACAAGAGATCTGCTTCAATGTTGGCTTTTTGGAcctggtgcaggaggaggaggaggataacaTGGATCTGCTACAACAACGACG gATCAAGGAGCTTCCCCTCCTTCAAGCTGCAAAAGAGAATAATGTGGAACTCCTGAGACATCTCTTATCATCAGACAAATGTGATCCCTTACAGAAAG GTGCTTTAGGAGAAACAGCCCTGCACTTGGCAGCCTTACACGACAACCTGGAGGCAGCGGAAATTCTCCTAACTCAGGCGCCATACTTGCTGAACCTTCCTATGACCTCGGAGGTCTACAAAG GACAGACCGCTCTTCACATCGCCACTGTCAATCAAAATAGGAATTTCGTCAAAATGCTGATACAGAGAGGAGCGGACGTTTCTTCTCCACGAGCGACCGGCAGCTTCTTCTCCCTAAAACCTAACGGGCTCTTCTACTTTG GGGAACATATATTAAGCTTTGCTGCTTGTGTTGGAAACACCAAAATTGTCAAGCTGCTTGTGAAGAACGGAGGGAACCTTTGGGCTCAGGACTGCTGGG GAAACACCGTCCTTCATATTCTGACTCTCCAGCCCAACAAGTCCATGTCCTGCCAAATGTATGACCTCCTTCTCTCGCTAGACTCTAAACTGAATGCTCTATGTCTGGACCAAGTAATGAACCATCAGGGTCTTACTCCGCTCAAGATGGCTGCAGCTGAAGGAAATGTTCTT ATGTTCCAGCATCTCCTCAATAAGGGAATCCAGACGGTGCAGACAATGGGTCCAATATCTTACACCCTGTACGATCTGACAGAGATTGACTCCTGGGCGActccatgttctgttctccacctCATTGTCACCTCTCATAAGACCGCG GCTCACCGAATTCTGGACGTCTCTCCGGTGAAGGAGCTTATTGAAGAGAAGTGGCAGCGGTTTGGACGGCCGTATTTCTGGGTTATGGCCACAATTTACGTCCTCTATATGATCTGTGTCTCTCTGTGCTGTGCTAACAGACCTCTCAAGCTTTTAGAAAACCGCTCATCAAATCCGCGGGATATTACTTATGCAGTGGAAAAGGAACTTTTT GAATCTTACACCACACCAATGGATGAGCTAAGATTAGTCGGTGAAATCATCTCCGTCATTGGGGCGCTGGTCATGTTACTTTTAGAG ATCCCTGTGCTAATGAAACCACGGAGTATCTCCTTACTCCAGGACACGGTGTCCGGCGGACTATTTCATATAATTCT AGtttccttctgctgctcagtACTCCTCACGCTTATCTTAAGACTGACAGACTACAATGGAGAAGTCATTCCGATGTCCTTGGCTTTGGTGTTCGGCTGGTGCTTTGTTTTGTATTTCGCACGTGGATTCCCAATGCTTGGACCGTTCACTGTCATGATACACAAG ATAATATTTGGAGACCTCCTGAGGTTCATCTGGCTTATGATGATCGTCATTGTAGCTTTTGGATCAG CTTTCTATGTATCCTTCCAGTCTCAGGACCCCCAAGCCTTGGGTACATTTTTTAGCTACGCCATGTCTATCTACAGCACTTATCAGCTTCTAGTCAACGTCATCAACTCTCCGGCCAACTACAGCGTCAACTTCCCATTCAGTTTCAGCTTCATCTATTTCTTCTTTGCGTTGATGGCCAGTGTCTTAATGATTAACCTATTAATTGCTATGATGGGAGACACGCACTGGAGGGTGGCGCAGGAGAGAGACGAGCTGTGGAGGACTCAG CTGGCAGCAACTACAATCATGATAGAGAGCAAGTTACCCCGAAGCTTCTGCCCCCGACTTGGCATTTGTGGAGCTGAATATGGTCTCGGCAACAAGTGGTATTTATG TGTCAAGAACGAAATCCAAGAAGATCCCAATATGAAGGCGGCAGTGACACCCCAGAACAGTATATCCCGGGACAGTCTGAGCGCGCCGGAGAATCCCAGAGCTTCATTCAATGATAACCCCATAATAAAGAGAAAATTCAGCCAAGGTTGGGAAATCCTCCGCAGGGTGACAGTGGGGCAGTTACTGGACAATGCAGAGCAGGAGGTCTATTATATTTAG